The Roseovarius indicus genome has a segment encoding these proteins:
- a CDS encoding DUF2059 domain-containing protein, which produces MLRRPQIHAPLIALMTAVMLLLPPQVRAADRANLEAFLEVTGFDVALESIKQSASDAPEMLGMKPSDFGHDWSRVTKQVFDTEKMHDMAIDILSETLSDDLLGHAAGFYASPLGQKLVKLENAAHMAEDSAAQRAQGAELLAEARDAGNGRAEMFERMADAIDTEDQSVRAVQEIMVRFLMAASHAGVLDYQIDEGALRAVIRNQEDEMRENMVEAGLANAAFTYRDLSLEELEDYTEALETPKMQRVYELMNAIQYEIMANRFEVLAARMAEMHPGQEL; this is translated from the coding sequence TTGTTGCGACGGCCCCAGATCCACGCTCCGCTCATTGCCCTGATGACCGCGGTCATGCTGTTGCTGCCTCCGCAGGTGCGCGCAGCCGACCGGGCCAACCTCGAAGCGTTCCTCGAGGTCACGGGGTTCGATGTGGCACTCGAATCGATCAAGCAATCCGCCTCGGACGCGCCTGAAATGCTGGGCATGAAGCCCAGCGACTTCGGCCATGACTGGTCGCGCGTCACCAAGCAGGTCTTCGACACCGAGAAGATGCACGACATGGCCATCGACATCCTGTCCGAAACGCTGTCGGACGACCTGTTGGGTCATGCCGCGGGCTTCTATGCCTCGCCGCTGGGGCAGAAGCTGGTGAAGCTGGAAAACGCCGCGCACATGGCCGAGGACAGCGCCGCGCAGCGGGCGCAAGGGGCCGAGCTTCTGGCCGAGGCGCGCGACGCCGGCAATGGCCGGGCCGAGATGTTCGAGCGCATGGCCGACGCGATCGATACCGAGGATCAGTCTGTGCGTGCCGTGCAGGAGATCATGGTGCGGTTCCTGATGGCCGCCTCGCACGCCGGGGTGCTCGACTACCAGATCGACGAAGGCGCCCTGCGCGCGGTCATCCGTAACCAGGAAGACGAGATGCGCGAGAACATGGTCGAGGCGGGGCTGGCCAATGCGGCCTTCACCTATCGCGACCTGTCCCTCGAAGAGCTGGAAGACTATACCGAGGCACTGGAAACGCCCAAGATGCAAAGGGTTTACGAGTTGATGAACGCCATCCAGTACGAGATCATGGCCAACCGGTTCGAGGTGCTGGCCGCCCGCATGGCCGAGATGCATCCCGGGCAGGAGCTTTGA
- a CDS encoding Ppx/GppA phosphatase family protein yields the protein MAPKRPVSAGAIPKAVDSPALTRPDAPPLYAALDLGTNSCRMLIARPKGGQFSVVDSFSKSVQLGSGLEKTGRLSRSSIYRTIQALRVCQQKLKRNKVVKMRLVATEACRRAANGRDFMDRVHRETGLRLEIIEPQQEAQLAVVSCAPLVSPRTEQLLVVDIGGGSTELVWIDLTGVPPQGRARAIMRMHGGFDLPDDGGPRARVVDWISVPLGVATLRDQFRDVEDDSARFALMSWFFEENLAEFAPYKDEPPREGFQIVGTSGTVTTVAASHLGLKRYDRNKVDGLRMTSDEIDKVIRSYLALGPAGRRRDPRIGVDRQALIMSGAAILQALLRCWPTDRLSVADRGLREGILYALMSSDGVLEDTDA from the coding sequence ATGGCGCCCAAGCGTCCCGTAAGTGCGGGCGCGATCCCGAAAGCGGTAGATAGCCCCGCACTGACCCGGCCCGATGCACCGCCGCTGTATGCGGCGTTGGATCTGGGTACCAACAGTTGCCGTATGCTGATTGCCCGTCCGAAGGGCGGACAATTTTCAGTTGTCGACAGCTTTTCCAAATCCGTTCAGCTGGGCTCGGGACTCGAGAAGACCGGGCGGCTTTCGCGTTCCTCGATCTATCGCACGATCCAGGCCTTGCGCGTGTGTCAGCAGAAGCTGAAACGCAACAAGGTGGTGAAAATGCGCCTTGTCGCGACCGAGGCCTGCCGCCGCGCCGCGAACGGGCGCGATTTCATGGACCGCGTGCACCGCGAAACCGGATTGCGGCTGGAGATCATCGAACCGCAGCAGGAGGCGCAGCTTGCCGTCGTGTCCTGCGCGCCGCTTGTCAGCCCCCGGACTGAGCAACTTCTGGTGGTCGATATCGGTGGCGGGTCGACCGAGCTGGTCTGGATCGACCTGACAGGCGTGCCGCCCCAGGGGCGGGCGCGGGCGATCATGCGCATGCATGGCGGCTTCGATCTGCCCGATGACGGCGGGCCGCGGGCGCGGGTCGTCGACTGGATCAGCGTGCCGCTGGGCGTTGCCACATTGCGCGATCAGTTCCGCGACGTGGAGGATGACAGCGCGCGCTTTGCCCTGATGAGCTGGTTTTTCGAGGAAAACCTTGCCGAGTTCGCCCCCTACAAGGATGAACCGCCGCGCGAGGGGTTCCAGATTGTCGGCACGTCGGGCACGGTCACCACCGTGGCGGCCAGCCATCTGGGCCTCAAACGCTATGACCGCAACAAGGTTGACGGGCTGCGCATGACCTCTGACGAGATCGACAAGGTGATCCGCAGCTATCTTGCCCTTGGCCCGGCCGGGCGCCGTCGCGACCCGCGAATCGGCGTTGACAGGCAGGCCCTCATCATGTCAGGCGCGGCGATCCTTCAGGCGCTTCTGCGCTGCTGGCCCACCGATCGGCTGTCAGTGGCCGACCGGGGCCTGCGAGAGGGCATACTGTACGCGCTCATGTCATCCGACGGCGTGCTGGAAGATACGGACGCATAA
- a CDS encoding DUF2059 domain-containing protein, with protein MSLFRAAAGALCAAVIWAMPAQSEDRPELDTLLEALRMTDTVDIMREEGLAYAESLALEMMPDADLDGWQASVERIYDTDKMQNLVEERMTHALKGENLAPLNEFFASDLGREVVELELSAREAFLDPEVESAAKDQYEDLSRKGALIVDQIETLIEDSDLIEHNVMGILNSNLMLYRGLADGGAYDLSEEDMLLDVWSQEDGVREDSAAWIGAYLLTAYQPLEDDEVDAYIALWQSDEGQALNRALFATFDRMYEELSYLVGQAVAQHMRSQKL; from the coding sequence ATGAGCCTTTTCCGTGCCGCAGCCGGGGCGCTTTGTGCCGCCGTGATCTGGGCCATGCCCGCCCAGTCCGAGGACCGCCCCGAGCTTGACACCCTGCTGGAGGCGCTGCGCATGACCGACACGGTCGACATCATGCGCGAGGAGGGGCTTGCCTATGCCGAGAGCCTTGCGCTCGAGATGATGCCGGACGCCGACCTCGACGGCTGGCAGGCCAGTGTCGAGCGGATCTACGACACCGACAAGATGCAGAACCTCGTGGAAGAGCGGATGACGCACGCGCTGAAGGGCGAGAACCTGGCGCCGCTGAACGAGTTCTTCGCGTCGGACCTGGGGCGCGAAGTGGTGGAACTGGAGCTTTCGGCGCGTGAGGCCTTTCTCGACCCCGAGGTCGAATCCGCGGCCAAGGATCAGTATGAGGACCTGTCGCGCAAGGGTGCCCTGATCGTCGACCAGATCGAGACGCTGATCGAAGACAGCGACCTGATCGAGCACAACGTGATGGGCATTCTGAATTCCAACCTGATGCTGTACCGCGGCCTTGCAGACGGCGGAGCCTACGATCTGTCGGAAGAAGACATGCTGCTCGATGTCTGGTCGCAGGAAGACGGCGTGCGCGAGGACAGCGCGGCCTGGATCGGGGCCTACCTGCTGACCGCCTACCAGCCGCTCGAAGATGACGAGGTCGACGCCTATATCGCGCTGTGGCAGAGCGACGAGGGGCAGGCGCTCAACCGGGCGCTCTTTGCCACCTTCGACCGGATGTACGAGGAATTGTCCTATCTGGTCGGGCAGGCGGTCGCCCAGCACATGCGGAGCCAGAAGCTCTGA
- a CDS encoding RlmE family RNA methyltransferase: protein MTKKPDGKNTSGRGQRDLKVKVKTARGRKSSSTRWLQRQLNDPYVKRAQADGYRGRAAFKIMELDDKFRFLVPGARVVDLGCAPGGWCQVAVPRVNALGEKAGKAQGFILGVDLQEVEPIAGVELHQLDFMDEGADDKVKDWLGGKADVVMSDMAAASSGHKQTDHLRIIALCEAAAYLAFDVLEEGGTFVSKVLAGGAEGELQKLLKQRFTKVANVKPPASRSDSSEKFVVATGFRGAPG, encoded by the coding sequence ATGACCAAGAAACCGGACGGAAAGAACACCTCGGGGCGCGGACAGCGCGATCTGAAGGTCAAGGTGAAGACGGCACGGGGGCGCAAGTCGTCCTCGACCCGCTGGCTGCAACGGCAGCTGAACGACCCTTACGTGAAACGCGCGCAGGCCGATGGGTATCGGGGCCGCGCGGCGTTCAAGATCATGGAACTCGACGACAAGTTCCGTTTCCTTGTCCCGGGCGCGCGAGTGGTCGACCTTGGCTGCGCCCCCGGCGGCTGGTGCCAGGTGGCGGTGCCGCGGGTGAACGCGTTGGGCGAGAAGGCCGGCAAGGCCCAGGGGTTCATCCTCGGTGTCGACCTGCAGGAGGTCGAGCCGATTGCCGGGGTCGAGCTTCACCAGCTCGATTTCATGGACGAGGGCGCCGACGACAAGGTGAAGGACTGGCTTGGCGGCAAGGCCGACGTGGTGATGTCGGACATGGCGGCCGCCAGTTCCGGGCACAAGCAGACCGATCACCTGCGCATCATCGCGCTGTGCGAGGCGGCGGCCTATCTGGCGTTCGACGTGCTGGAAGAGGGAGGCACGTTCGTGTCGAAAGTGCTGGCCGGGGGCGCCGAGGGCGAGTTGCAGAAGCTGCTCAAGCAGCGTTTCACCAAGGTGGCCAACGTCAAGCCGCCGGCCTCGCGCTCGGACAGTTCGGAAAAGTTCGTCGTGGCGACGGGTTTTCGCGGCGCGCCCGGCTAA
- a CDS encoding virulence factor translates to MVDVTIVYWRDIPAQVIVGKGRRGAKKQLPERFEQAIDRAAMKVGASDTDTYLAEWRKAAPYPVEGEAADVAEAEAARLDAEYDQDRIKALIANEGWA, encoded by the coding sequence ATGGTTGATGTCACCATCGTCTACTGGCGGGATATTCCGGCACAAGTCATTGTCGGAAAAGGCCGCCGCGGTGCTAAGAAACAACTGCCCGAGCGTTTCGAGCAGGCGATCGACCGTGCCGCGATGAAGGTGGGGGCGTCGGATACCGACACCTACCTGGCCGAGTGGCGCAAGGCGGCGCCCTACCCGGTCGAAGGCGAAGCGGCGGACGTGGCCGAGGCCGAAGCGGCCCGGCTTGACGCGGAATACGATCAGGACCGGATCAAGGCCCTGATCGCCAATGAAGGCTGGGCATGA
- a CDS encoding AEC family transporter — MSSIISVLTDPVLPIFAIAIIGYLLGRTGHATEENARIVNRFCMSIPMPVLVFGLLARSDFDAFVWDKLLVYAAGEAIVFTLVFLTARKVFACTVTEAVLLGVCGAFSNTVMYILPISQLVYGVDAVGSVVSVIVLDILFLFAGSLIFLELHGNEAWRPGVIVGKLARMPLIVAIVLGLATGLMGLDLPGPAETFINFNGDAAPPIALFALGVVLSKTRMSADPVVLTVGAIKMLAFPALVWAVFSVVSPGWDPQTQQFILTAAGPAGAMAFSMALLYDVRADRIAQIIVGTSALTLLSLALVLSL; from the coding sequence TTGTCCAGCATTATCAGTGTCCTGACCGATCCGGTTCTGCCGATCTTCGCGATTGCGATCATCGGGTACCTGCTGGGCCGCACCGGTCATGCGACCGAGGAAAATGCCCGCATCGTCAACCGCTTCTGCATGTCCATCCCGATGCCCGTGCTTGTCTTCGGACTTTTGGCACGCTCGGATTTCGATGCCTTCGTCTGGGACAAGCTGCTGGTCTATGCCGCCGGAGAGGCGATCGTCTTCACGCTCGTCTTCCTGACCGCGCGCAAGGTCTTCGCCTGCACGGTGACCGAAGCGGTGCTGCTGGGCGTCTGCGGGGCGTTTTCCAACACGGTCATGTATATCCTGCCGATTTCCCAGCTGGTCTACGGCGTCGATGCGGTGGGCTCCGTCGTGTCGGTGATCGTGCTCGATATCCTCTTCCTCTTCGCCGGGTCGCTGATCTTTCTCGAACTGCATGGCAACGAGGCCTGGCGCCCCGGCGTGATCGTCGGAAAACTGGCCCGGATGCCGCTGATCGTGGCGATCGTTCTGGGGCTCGCCACAGGGCTCATGGGCCTCGACCTTCCCGGGCCAGCCGAGACCTTCATCAACTTCAATGGCGATGCCGCCCCGCCGATTGCCCTCTTCGCGCTTGGCGTGGTGCTGTCGAAAACACGGATGTCCGCCGATCCGGTGGTTCTGACCGTCGGCGCGATCAAGATGCTGGCCTTTCCGGCACTGGTCTGGGCTGTGTTTTCCGTGGTCTCGCCCGGTTGGGACCCGCAGACACAGCAATTCATTCTCACCGCGGCCGGCCCTGCAGGGGCCATGGCGTTCAGCATGGCGCTTCTCTACGACGTGCGCGCCGACCGGATCGCGCAGATCATCGTCGGCACCAGCGCGCTGACGCTCCTGTCGCTGGCGCTGGTTCTGTCGTTATAG